A genomic segment from Triplophysa dalaica isolate WHDGS20190420 chromosome 22, ASM1584641v1, whole genome shotgun sequence encodes:
- the ccl19b gene encoding C-C motif chemokine 19b has product MFSNSLTLWAGIVLILSITLWSSTTAQSDVAADCCLTTSDRRIPKRVVTSFTIQTGDGPCKIPATVVVTKRGFKLCAPFPSESSWVTELIDNIISGPKPKKQKGKKHRKQ; this is encoded by the exons ATGTTCTCCAACTCGTTGACATTGTGGGCAGGCATTGTGCTTATTCTGAGCATCACATTATGGAGCAGCACAACAG CTCAAAGTGATGTGGCAGCAGATTGCTGTTTAACCACCAGCGACCGACGGATCCCGAAAAGGGTTGTGACGTCTTTTACCATTCAGACTGGAGATGGACCATGCAAAATTCCTGCCACTGT GGTTGTCACAAAAAGGGGCTTTAAACTCTGTGCACCCTTTCCAAGCGAGAGTTCATGGGTCACTGAACTGATTGATAATATAATATCTGGACCGAAgcccaaaaaacaaaaag GAAAGAAACATAGAAAACAGTAA